From the Juglans microcarpa x Juglans regia isolate MS1-56 chromosome 7D, Jm3101_v1.0, whole genome shotgun sequence genome, the window CACTTCTTTTATCTGATGAGTCCTCTATTTCGCAATGGAATTATCTCCAAATCACACTAATCAATTAAAATGACCAAAACTTtactcaaaatccaaaaaatatgaCTAAATTGAACACAATGGGTATACCAGATCTAAACACACAAGATCTAGAGAGAAAATCACTAATCCAGCAGAAAAATAACACTGAAAAATATTCTAGCAAGCAACAGACCAAGATCAGCAACATCCTGCTCCCAtctaacatatttattttctctaattctAAATAAGAGGTCCTTCTAACCAATTATTATGTCTTATGTTATGTAAGCAGTCCCCAACTCTATTATGAAGAATCACATTCTAAGACCTTTATGTTTTGACAATAAACTTGTATTGAGTTTAGATCAGCGAACTGTATAAACTGcgagatttttttataggaaacaTGAATTTTTTGCGTTATGAAAATGGATATGACCTTAACCAATGTGATTCTTCATGTTATGAGCACCCTTACAAACTTCTAATGAAATTAGTGGACTAGTATAAGTGCAGTAAATGGGTTGTGACCATACAAGTCTTACGGCAAAAATCCATTTAGTTATAGTTGTACCTTCTCCTCCAACATCCTAACAAAGGATTTGCGGCCTGCTGTGTGGTTAACGGTTAGTCTTTTTCTATTCTCCCGATTTTGTGCTGAGATTTTCTGCCATTACCATACAATGTTAGCTTACACACAAGTTGCGTAAGCACCTTGAAAGGACATGTTAAATTCCCCATGTTTGTTATTTTGAATAACCAAATGATTACCTTGAATTTGTCGGTTTCCCACCTCTCACACAACTTAACCCAGATGTTGTCGTTGACCATGGTACACCCAGAAGCCAATGCTTCTTCGTGACTTccatatgataaatattttttgtgtagtTCGTGATGGAATGCATTGAACAGCTTACGCAACGGCTTCAAGACGGCCAATCTATGATTCTCCCGATCCCAGTCCAAAACGAAGTCACCCTACATGGATGAAGTTCACGTTAACGTCATCTTGTATTGTACGCCCACTTCCTTACCCTCAATATGAAATAACAATTGTCTTACCCTCACACGTTCGATCAACTCATTCTTTTCAGCATCAGGCACATCAATCCACTTTGCACAACTCATGTCGCAATGTTATTTTACTATCCGTGTTACCCGTGTCGTGAACATGGATGCATTCTCGCAGCACGGGGCTGTTTCACCATCATTAATCTTCAAAAGCACTTTGCCATACTTTCTCGCTTTCTCGAACTCAATACACTTAGCAGGTCCACGTCTACGTTTGGGCTATTCTTGATTTGCTTTAGGCATTGTGGGGGCTGTCACATCTGTATTTCAAGttcatagaaaaaaatatgGCTATCAGTCTTCATAATTAATTTGACCTTGTTTACACATATATGTCCTACGGGTTTTGTAttgaaaaaagaatagaaatgatatttgtaccGATATTGTCTCCATTAGGTGGGGGTTATATTACGGGTGACAATTCTCTATTTGGCCCGGGTGAGACTATTGGAGTTGGACATGGTGGCTCCCATGGATGACTGGGAGGCTGCGTTGAGTCATCCGAGCCTGACAGATCTGCATCTGAGCTAGTGGAATGGTATGAAGCGATGTGAACTCCACGTGGTCGGCGGGCTCTACATGTATATGGTACAAATCATCGAGCACGAATACCTTGTGCAGCCCCTCTTCCTAAAAAACTCTCTCCCGTCGCATCACCTACATTTGTACCACATTCCATTTGAGTTACAAAAAACCCCAATccatttaataaatcatattatcCACCTTAATTTTGACATGACTCTAATACCCATCTTGTAGATGACTAATATCTACAAACCAAAtgatgtatattttattttgtttaatacaCCTCTATATATAGCAATCTCtttaaaattctaatatgaGTTGAGAAACAACATTAAAGATCCAATGATTGCGTTTGTTGCAATCATGGATTTCATGAACTAGCATACAAGAAAATGGGGGAAACAACCTACTATAAGAACGTACTTAATCGTTTATTGTCTACCTTGAATGTTGATGCTCCTCATTTCTTGTACAATAAATGCAACGCCGTCTTTTTTCCCCCCACCTGAGAGATAATGGAATCAATATATAAGTAACATAATAACTTAGAAATTCCAACAAATATTTGATATTATAATGCAAACTATAAAACACACAGGGTTCACTTAATTATTAGTTCAGTCCCCTCATCAATGGGTTGTAATTCCATAGTTATTAAGAAATAAATCAACCCCGGTCgtatagttttcttttattagttatagttaATCGTAACTTCTACTTTGTTCATATGACTCACACGTGAAACTAAGTTTTAAACAAACATTAAACGTCTACTTGAATAATTTGACCAACCAATATGGGAGTCTATACTTATAAATAGACTCATCAATTTGGAACTAGAGATAGCTATCATTACAACTATATTCATAGTACGTGTGCCTTCAAGATccataactttaaaaaaatattgattatgAACTAGAAGCATTACTTGACCTAAATTGCTCAATCAAAGGTAACTGGAGCATGATAACTTAGTTGAAATGAACATACATGTAAGTTCTCACAATTTATATCTGCCACATACCCATTACAAAAAAGGTAAACTATGGAATAAAAGTGCATCAACTTTACGGCTGGTTGTCTATTCTGACACATACTCGTCGTCTGTGGGTAGGTCATCCTCATCTGAATATTCCCCATCACTATAAGCATCTCCTGAACTAGAAGCAACTAGGCCATCGTCAATAAAATCTGTTGAATCCATGTTTTGACCAGCCAAACCGTTGCCTTCTCGTGCATCAATCAAGATAGGTTCTATATCATCCCTATTCAATGGAGTTGACACTGGACATCCATCACAATCCAATGGTGCATAATCAATTGatgattcattttcttgataggCATCATCATCACTTGATTCGCCAACAATATCTTCTAACACCCTTGGCACCGGTGGAATGTTATATACATTCCTGTTCGTGTACTTTTGCACCACAAACCATCTCCCTTTCGCCCTTATATCTCTGATGTAAAAACATTAGGAAGCTTGGCATGCTAACACAAATGGTTCATCCTTATACCAAGTCTTGTCCATGTTGATACTGGACATATGGTTATCAACTCGTATCCCTCTCCTTGGATCACCAACGTCAAACCAATCACACATGAACAAGTACACCCGCGCCAACCCATATAGCGTTAATCCATGATATCATTAATAACACCGTAGAAGTCAACGTTATTTGTACTTTCATCACCGGTTACCAACACCCCTGAGAATGGTTTCGTGCCAGGGTGAGGAAAGCGTTAACCCCATCGGCGTATGCAGGCGAACGAAGTCGATCAGTCAAGTTCATCCAGCTTTTGTCCATCTAAAAAGGTTGAAATATACATAATAGTTAATCGGATAACTTCGATTTAGCTATATGGAGGACGGGTATGAGAAAGTGCATTATTGAATAAATAAGCAGGCGAGTCGAATTTACTTGCATGTGGAGCACAAGAGAAGGTGTTGAAAATGATACTAACCGGGGTTGTCATGAAGATCGTTGTGGAGTGACGAAGAGATAgtgttgaaaatattattctgtTTATGCCAGGAA encodes:
- the LOC121239691 gene encoding uncharacterized protein LOC121239691 isoform X3 — protein: MSCAKWIDVPDAEKNELIERVRGDFVLDWDRENHRLAVLKPLRKLFNAFHHELHKKYLSYGSHEEALASGCTMVNDNIWVKLCERWETDKFKKISAQNRENRKRLTVNHTAGRKSFVRMLEEKRATNANLVEFYKETRWSKKNGKFVTSAAEDTYEMVGKMDGLEPEQRTDEATASVFREVLG
- the LOC121239691 gene encoding uncharacterized protein LOC121239691 isoform X2; this encodes MSCAKWIDVPDAEKNELIERVRGDFVLDWDRENHRLAVLKPLRKLFNAFHHELHKKYLSYGSHEEALASGCTMVNDNIWVKLCERWETDKFKKISAQNRENRKRLTVNHTAGRKSFVRMLEEKATNANLVEFYKETRWSKKNGKFVTSAAEDTYKEMVGKMDGLEPEQRTDEATASVFREVLG
- the LOC121239691 gene encoding uncharacterized protein LOC121239691 isoform X1; protein product: MSCAKWIDVPDAEKNELIERVRGDFVLDWDRENHRLAVLKPLRKLFNAFHHELHKKYLSYGSHEEALASGCTMVNDNIWVKLCERWETDKFKKISAQNRENRKRLTVNHTAGRKSFVRMLEEKRATNANLVEFYKETRWSKKNGKFVTSAAEDTYKEMVGKMDGLEPEQRTDEATASVFREVLG